In the genome of Salana multivorans, the window GCTGACGACGGCGCTGGGCCGGGCGCTCCTCGCCAACTCCCCCGCCGAGGTCGTCCGCCAGGTCGTCACGGCGAGCGAGGCGCAGCTCGGGCCGCTCCCCGCGTGGGACCCCGAGGAGCTCGACCGGACGCGCGAGCGCGGCTACTCCATCGACGACGGGGAGTCGGCACCGGGCATCGTCGCGCTCGGTGCGCCGATCTTCGACAGCGAGGGCGCCGCCATCGCGGCGATCGACGTCGCCGTCCCCGCCGTGCGGTTCGACCGGGAGCGCCGCGAGGAGCTGGGGGGACTGGTCAGGGCCTCGGCCGACCGGGTCTCCTCGGCGCTCGGCCACCCGGCCAACGGCCCGGACCTGCCGACCGACGACCGCTCCGATGGCTGACGTCGCCGGTCCCACGCGCGTCGTCCTGGCCGGCGCCGGTCGCTTCGGCGCGCTCCACGCCCGCACCTGGAGCGAGGCCGGCGCGCGGATCGTCGGCGTCGTCGACCCGGACGCGAGGCGTGCCGAGGCGCTGGCCGCGCGCCACGGCGCCTCCTTCGGCTCGGACCTGTCCGAGGTCCTCCGGCCCGGGTCGGCCGACGCCGTGGTCGTCGCCTCGACCGAGGACACCCACGTTCCCCTGGCCCTCGAGGCGCTCCGGGCCGGGTGCCACGTGTTCGTCGAGAAGCCGTTCGCGATGCGGCCGGCCGACGCGGCCGCCGTCGTCGCGACCGCGGAGGCCCGCGGCCTGACGGCGTTCGCTGGCCACGTCTCCCGGTTCGCCCAGCCCTACGTCCGCCTGCGCGACGCCGTCGACGCGGGCCGGCTTGGCACGCTGTGGACCCTGCGCCTGCGGCGCGACTTCTCCCGCGCCTGGTTCGAGTCGTTCGGCGACCGGGTCGACCCGGTCTGGGAGTCGTGCATCCACGACGTCGACCTCGCGATCTACCTGGCCTCGGCGCGGCCGGTGCGCGTCGTCGCCCAGCGCAGCGCAGCCGCCGGCCGGGCGGCCGCGAGCGTCGTCTCGGCGCTGGTCGCCTTCGACTCGGGGGTCACCGCGACGATCGAGTCGGCCTGGGCGGTCCCCGACGGCGCGCCGGGGACGCTCGCCGGGGTCCTCGAGCTGGACGGGACCATCGCGGCCGAGTGCGAGGTGATCGGCTCCCGGGGCGTGGCGAAGCAGCGCCTGGTCAACGACTCGCTCACGGAGTGGACCGACACCGGCGCGACGACCCCCGACCTCACCCTGTGGCCGGAGGTGGCGGGGCGCGTCGGCGGAGCGCTGGCCGCCGAGGTCGCCGAGGCGCTCGCGGTGTTCCGCGGCGAGCGCCCGCCCGCGCGGATGCCGCACCGCGAGGCGCTGTGGAGCGTCGAGCTCGCCGCGGCCATCGTCGAGTCGGCCGAGTCGGGCGCGGTCGTGACGATCCCGGGGTAGCGCGGCATCCCCTGACGCGGCGGACACGGCCCGCGCGCCGGACGCGCCGGACGGCCGAGGGGCCGGACGCCGGTGCGGCGTCCGGCCCCTCGGGTCCGGCGGGCGAGATCGCCCCGGGGTCGACCCGGGCGATCGCCCCGGGGTCAGCGTCCCTGGTTGGCGACGGCCTTGATGGCGTCGGCGGCGGCCTCGGGGTCGAGGTACGTCCCGCCCTTCGTCACGGGCACCAGGTTCTCGTCGAGCTCGTAGACCAGCGGGATGCCCGTGGGGATGTTGAGCCCGGCGATCGTGGCGTCGTCGATCCCGTCGAGGTGCTTGACCAGCGCGCGCAGCGAGTTGCCGTGCGCCGCGACGAGGACGGTCTTGCCGGCCTTGAGGTCGGGGACGATCTCGGCCTCCCAGTACGGGAGCGCGCGGTCGAGGACCTGCTTGAGCGCCTCGGCGCGCGGGATGGCCTCACCGGCGTAGCGCGGGTCGCCGTCCTGGGAGAACTCGGAGCCGAGCTCGATGTCCGGCGGCGGCACGTCGTAGGAGCGGCGCCAGAGCATGAACTGCTCCTCGCCGTACTCCTCGAGCGTCTGCTTCTTGTCCTTGCCCTGGAGCGCACCGTAGTGACGCTCGTTGAGCCGCCAGGAGCGCTTGACGGGGATCCAGTGGCGGTCGGCCTCGTTGAGGGCCAGGTTCGCCGTCGTGATCGCGCGGCGCAGGAGGGAGGTGTGGACGACGTCGGGCAGGACGCCGTTCTCGGCGAGGAGCCGGCCGCCGCGCGCGGCCTCCTCGACGCCCTTCTCCGACAGGGGCACGTCGACCCAGCCGGTGAAGAGGTTCTTCGCGTTCCAGTCGCTCTCGCCGTGGCGGAGCAGGACAAGGGTGTACGTCATGGTCACCATCATGGCGCACTCCCCGAGCGGCGGACGGGCCGTTCTACCCAGTGGTCACCCGCGGTCGCGCCCCGGGAACGACGACGGAACGACGATGGCCCGGCCGGGTGAGCCGGCCGGGCCATCGAGCGCGTGTCGAACGCCTGACGAGACGTCAGTTGGCCGCCTCGTACGCGGCGCGGATCTCCGCGGGGATGCGCCCGCGCGGGCTGACCGTGTGGCCGTTGGCCTGCGCCCAGGCGCGGATCGCCGCCGCATCACCGCTGGACGAGCGTGCCTTGCCCCGCGCGGGCGTCGCACCGCGACGACCACCGCTGCGGCGGGCCGCGCCGATCCAGCCCGCGAGGTCCTCGCGCAGCTTGGCCGCATTCTCGACGGACAGATCGATCTCGTACGTCACACCGTCGAGGCCGAACGTGACGGACTCCGCCGCCTCGCCGCCGTCAATGTCGTCGATGAGGACGTAGCTGATCTTCTGCACCATGTGTCGCCTCCAGTAATAGGGATTGTGCACGAACGGGTCAACAATCCCCCTGTGCAAGCAGAATGTCAAACACCCGGGGCAATCTCTCGAGAAGGTGTCGCGCGACGGGGGCCGTAATTCTCGCGGCTAACGATTGTCGCCGGCGACCGGCTCGCGATTCTGGGAGTCGGCTGGGAATGCCGCCGCGACCGGAACGCCGGGCTCCACGGGCGCGACCCCGCTCGCGCCGGGCTCCGCCGCCCCGCCGGCCGGGTCGACGCCCACCCGGCCGTCAGCGACGGCTTCGGCGTCGGCGACGCCACTCGCGCCGGGCCCGCCCGGCGCGGCCTCGCCTGCGGCTCGCTCACGCAGCTCGCGGTCGAGCAGGGCCTCCTCGCGCAGCCGCTGGCTGCGTTCCCGCCGATCCGCCAGCACCATGGCCCGCACGACGAGGAGGAAGACGGCGAGCACCCCGATCGACGGGATGAGTGCGCCGAGCGAGGTCCCGAGGTCGTCCCACATGCCCCCAGCCTAACCGCGCGCCGCGACGCCGGGCGGGCCGCGGCCTCGCCCCGCCGTCGTCCGCACCCAGCGGGTGATGCGCATCAGTGCGCCACCTCGGGGTAGCGGAAAGATGGAATCAGGATGCAGCGGGAACCGGCCGACAATTCGGTCGGCTACTCGGTTTCTATGCCGTCGGCTTCACCAGCGGGAACAGGATGGTCTCTCGGATACCGCGACCGGTGAGCGCCATGAGCAGCCGGTCGATTCCCATGCCCATCCCGCCGAGCGGCGGGAGCGCGTGCTCGACGGCGCGCAGGAAGTCCTCGTCGACGTGCATCGCCTCGGGGTCGCCCGCGGCGGCCAGGAGGGCCTGCGCCTCGAACCGCTCGCGCTGCACGACCGGGTCGATGAGCTCGGAGTAGGCGGTCGCGAGCTCGAACCCGCGCACGTACAGGTCCCACTTCTCGGTCATCCCCGGCCGCGAGCGGTGCGCCCGGGTCAGCGGCGAGGTGTCGACCGGGAAGTCCCGCACGAACGTCGGCGCCACCAGGTGGTCGCCCACGAGGTGCTCGAACAGCAGCTCGACGAGCTTGCCGGGGGTCGGCGCCTTCGTCGTCGCGACCTCGAGCCCGACCCGCTCGGCGTACTCGACGAGCGTGTCCAGCTGCGTCTCGGGCGTCACGGCCTCACCGAGCGCGGAGCTGACGGCGTCGTAGAGCGAGAGCGTCGTCCACTCCCCGCCGAGGTCGTACTCGGTGCCGTCGGCGAGCGTCACGGTCGTCGAGCCGAACACCTCCTGCGCCGCCTCCTGGACGAGCTCGCGCGTGAGGACGGCCATCCCGTCGTAGTCCGACCAGGCCTCGTACGCCTCGAGCGAGGAGAACTCGGGGCTGTGCGAGGAGTCGACGCCCTCGTTGCGGAACTGCCGCCCGATCTCGAAGACGCGCTCGACCCCGCCGACCACCGCCTGCTTGAGGAACAGCTCGGTCGCGATCCGCATGACGAGGTCGACGTCGAACGCGTTCATGTGCGTGACGAACGGCCGCGCCGCCGCGCCGCCGGCCTGCGTCTGCAGGATCGGCGTCTCCACCTCGAGGTAGCCCCGACGGTGGAAGGAGTCGCGCAGCGAGCGCACGACGCCGGCCCGGACCCGCACCATGTCCCGCGCCTCGGGGCGCGCGATGAGGTCGAGGTACCGCCGCCGGACGCGGGTCTCCTCGCTCGTCTCCTTGTGCAGCGTCGGGAGCGGGCGCAGCGACTTGGCGGCGAGCTGCCACCCGTCCGCCATGATCGACAGCTCGCCTCGGCGCGAGGAGATGACGCGCCCCCGGGCGAACAAGAAGTCGCCGAGGTCGACGTCGGCCTTGAAGTCCGCCAGCGAGTCCTCGCCGACCTCGGCGAGGGAGAGCATCACCTGGAGCGTGCGGCCCTCGCCGTCGGCGATCGCGGCGAAGCACAGCCTGCCCGTGTTGCGCAGGTGCATGACCCGGCCCGCGACGCCGACGACGACGTCCGTCTCCTCGCCCGGCTCGAGGCCCGCGTGCTCCTCGCGGACCGCCGCGATCGTCGTGGTGACCGGGACGGACACCGGGTAGGGCTCGCGGCCGGAGGCCAGCAGGCGCTCGCGCTTCTCCTTGCGCACCCGGACCTGCTCGGGGTCGGCGTCGAGGTGCTCCGTCTCGATCGTCTCGACGTCCTCGGCGGCGGGTGCGGGCGTGGTGGAGGGCTGCTCAGTCACCCGGAGAGGATACCGAGCCGGACCCGAGAGCGACGGGTCCGTTGTCGATGAGCCGGACGCCGTCGACCAGCGCGGCGACGACGTAGCGCGGCTCGGCCGCGCGACCGCCGGGCCCGACGGCATCCGTCCCGGCGCGCCGATCACCGGTCACGTCGGGACGCAGCTCCAGGTACGTCTCCGGATCGACGACGGTCGCGTAGTCGACCTCGACGTCGTCCAGCTCGGCCCGCGCCGCCGCGAGCACCTGGGCCAGGTCCGCCCCGGCCGCCGCGAGCCGCTGCGCGACGGCGACGGACCTGGACAGCGCGAGGGCGCGTCGCCGGCCGTCCGGGGTGAGGCGGACGTTCCGGCTGGAGAGCGCCAGCCCGTCCGGCTCGCGAACGATCGGCACCTCGAGCACCCACAGGTCGAGATCGAGGTCGCGCACCATCCGCTGGACGAGCGCGAGCTGCTGCGCGTCCTTCTGCCCGAACACGGCGACGTCCGGCCGAACGAGGTGGAACAGCTTCGACACGACCGTGAGCACGCCGGCGAAGTGCCCCGGGCGGGAGGCCCCCTCGAGCGCGTTCGCGACCGGCCCGGGGTCGATCGTCACCCGGGTCGCACCCTCGGGGTACATCTCGTGCGCACTCGGCGCGAAGACGAGGTCCGGCGCGTCCGCGCCGAGGGCGGCGAGCGACGCGACGTCAGCGTCGAGCGTGCGCGGGTAGGCGGCGAGGTCGCCGGGGTCGCCGAACTGTGTCGGGTTGACGAACACGGTGACGACGACGTGGTCGGCCACGCCGCGCGCCGCCCGGACGAGGGCGAGGTGCCCCTCGTGGAGCGCCCCCATCGTCGGGACGACGGCGACCGTTCCGGCCAGGCGCCGGCGTGCCGCCCGCAGGTCGGTGATCGTGTGGAGGACGGCGACGCTCGCCGGCTGGACGCCGGTGCCGACGCCGGCCGCGTCACCGGCGTCCTCGCTCTCCCGGAGCAGGCGGCGGATCGCAGCGGCCCGGTCGGGGTCGATCCGCCGCTCGTGCTCCGCGAGCACGGCGGTCGCGTCCGCGAGGGCGCGGTAGGTGAGCAGCGCGCGCTCCGCGCCGTCGGGTCCGACGAGGGCCTCGATCGCCGCGAGGTGCTCGGCGACGGTGCCCGCGTCGCCGCGGCTGACCGGGCCCGTGAGCGCGGCGGCGCCCGAGCCGAGCGCGCCGTCGAGCGCGGCCCGCGCGAGCGGCCCGAGCAGCCCGCCGGCCGCGTCCTGCTCCTCCCCGCTCGGCGCCGTGCCGGTGACGCCGGCGGCGCGCAGGATCTCCTGGGCCTGGACCAGCAGCGTCACGAGGTGGTTGCTCGCGTGCGCGAGGGCCGCGTGGTAGCCGGCGCGGCTGTCCTCCGGCAGGAGCACGGGCTCGCCGCCGAGCTCGACGACGAGGGCCTGGCCGATCGGCTGGACCGGCGCGGCGGCGGTGACGGCGAACGGGGTGCCGACGAGGCGGGCGAGGTCGAGCGACGTGCCCGTGAACGTCATCGCCGGGTGGATCGCGAGCGGGATCGCACCGGCCGCGAGCGCCGGACGCAGGACGCCGGTACCGTGCCGGCCGCTGGTGTGGACGACGAGCTGACCCGGACGGAAGCCGCCCTGCTGGGCGACCCAGGCGACGACGTCGGCGATCGCGTCGTCCGGGACGCACACGAGGACGAGGTCGGCGCGGCGGGCGACCTCGACGAGGTCGAGCAGGGGCACGCCGGGCAGGAGTGCCTCGACGCGCTCGCGGGTCTCGGGCGAGGCGCCCGAGACCGCGACGACCTCGTGTCCCTCCGCCCGCAGCGCGTTGCCGAGGACGGCGCCGACGCGGCCGGCCCCGAGGATGCCGACGGCGAGCCGGCCGGGCTTGGTGCTGCTCGAGTTCACCGGACCATCCTGCCCCGTTCCGGGGCGCGGGTCAGGCGGCCGGCAGCCGGACCTCGACGCAGGTGTCGCCCGGGACCGAGCGCACCGTGATGCTGCCGCCGTGCGCCTCGACGATGGCCTCGGCGATCGCGAGCCCCAGGCCGGTCGACGACGGCGAGTCGGCGTCGCGGGTGCGGGAAGTCTCGCCGCGGGTGAACCGGTCGAACAGCGTGTCGGCGAGCTCGGGCGGGATGCCGGGGCCGTCGTCGCGGACGGAGACGAGGACCTCGCGGGCCGCCGGGTCCGCCGCGACGCCGACGCGGACCCGGGTCCCCGGCGGCGTGTGCACGCGCGCGTTCGCGGTGAGGTTGACGAGCACCTGGCGCAGCCGCGCCTCGTCGGCGAGGACCAGGGGCAGGTCGCCGATGTCGGGGTCGGTGTCGCGGTCGACGTCGGCGTCGTCACCGGCGTCGGTGTCGCCGTCGCCGGGCAGGTCGAGCTGCCAGAGGTGGCGCGGCCCGGCGGCGTGCGCGTCGCTCACCACCTCGGCAACGACGGCGACCAGGTCGACGGGCGCGAGCTCGAGCTCGCGCCCCGCGTCGAGGCGCGCGAGGAGGAGCAGGTCCTCGACGAGTCCCTGCATCCGCCCGCCCTCGGACGCGATCCGCTCGACGGCGTGCCGCGTGGCGTCGTCCAGGTGGACGGCTCCGGCGTCGGTCCCCCGGCCCGAGCGGTCGCGGCGCAGCACGAGCTCGGAGTAGCCGCGGATCGAGGCGAGCGGGGTGCGCAGCTCGTGGCTCGCGTCGGCGACGAACGCGCGCACCTTGAGCTCGGAGGCGTGCCGCGCGGCGAGCGAGCTCTCGACGTGCCCGAGCATCCGGTTGACC includes:
- a CDS encoding phosphoglyceromutase, translated to MTYTLVLLRHGESDWNAKNLFTGWVDVPLSEKGVEEAARGGRLLAENGVLPDVVHTSLLRRAITTANLALNEADRHWIPVKRSWRLNERHYGALQGKDKKQTLEEYGEEQFMLWRRSYDVPPPDIELGSEFSQDGDPRYAGEAIPRAEALKQVLDRALPYWEAEIVPDLKAGKTVLVAAHGNSLRALVKHLDGIDDATIAGLNIPTGIPLVYELDENLVPVTKGGTYLDPEAAADAIKAVANQGR
- a CDS encoding Gfo/Idh/MocA family protein, with the translated sequence MADVAGPTRVVLAGAGRFGALHARTWSEAGARIVGVVDPDARRAEALAARHGASFGSDLSEVLRPGSADAVVVASTEDTHVPLALEALRAGCHVFVEKPFAMRPADAAAVVATAEARGLTAFAGHVSRFAQPYVRLRDAVDAGRLGTLWTLRLRRDFSRAWFESFGDRVDPVWESCIHDVDLAIYLASARPVRVVAQRSAAAGRAAASVVSALVAFDSGVTATIESAWAVPDGAPGTLAGVLELDGTIAAECEVIGSRGVAKQRLVNDSLTEWTDTGATTPDLTLWPEVAGRVGGALAAEVAEALAVFRGERPPARMPHREALWSVELAAAIVESAESGAVVTIPG
- a CDS encoding histone-like nucleoid-structuring protein Lsr2, which produces MVQKISYVLIDDIDGGEAAESVTFGLDGVTYEIDLSVENAAKLREDLAGWIGAARRSGGRRGATPARGKARSSSGDAAAIRAWAQANGHTVSPRGRIPAEIRAAYEAAN
- the lysS gene encoding lysine--tRNA ligase, translated to MTEQPSTTPAPAAEDVETIETEHLDADPEQVRVRKEKRERLLASGREPYPVSVPVTTTIAAVREEHAGLEPGEETDVVVGVAGRVMHLRNTGRLCFAAIADGEGRTLQVMLSLAEVGEDSLADFKADVDLGDFLFARGRVISSRRGELSIMADGWQLAAKSLRPLPTLHKETSEETRVRRRYLDLIARPEARDMVRVRAGVVRSLRDSFHRRGYLEVETPILQTQAGGAAARPFVTHMNAFDVDLVMRIATELFLKQAVVGGVERVFEIGRQFRNEGVDSSHSPEFSSLEAYEAWSDYDGMAVLTRELVQEAAQEVFGSTTVTLADGTEYDLGGEWTTLSLYDAVSSALGEAVTPETQLDTLVEYAERVGLEVATTKAPTPGKLVELLFEHLVGDHLVAPTFVRDFPVDTSPLTRAHRSRPGMTEKWDLYVRGFELATAYSELIDPVVQRERFEAQALLAAAGDPEAMHVDEDFLRAVEHALPPLGGMGMGIDRLLMALTGRGIRETILFPLVKPTA
- the panC gene encoding pantoate--beta-alanine ligase translates to MNSSSTKPGRLAVGILGAGRVGAVLGNALRAEGHEVVAVSGASPETRERVEALLPGVPLLDLVEVARRADLVLVCVPDDAIADVVAWVAQQGGFRPGQLVVHTSGRHGTGVLRPALAAGAIPLAIHPAMTFTGTSLDLARLVGTPFAVTAAAPVQPIGQALVVELGGEPVLLPEDSRAGYHAALAHASNHLVTLLVQAQEILRAAGVTGTAPSGEEQDAAGGLLGPLARAALDGALGSGAAALTGPVSRGDAGTVAEHLAAIEALVGPDGAERALLTYRALADATAVLAEHERRIDPDRAAAIRRLLRESEDAGDAAGVGTGVQPASVAVLHTITDLRAARRRLAGTVAVVPTMGALHEGHLALVRAARGVADHVVVTVFVNPTQFGDPGDLAAYPRTLDADVASLAALGADAPDLVFAPSAHEMYPEGATRVTIDPGPVANALEGASRPGHFAGVLTVVSKLFHLVRPDVAVFGQKDAQQLALVQRMVRDLDLDLWVLEVPIVREPDGLALSSRNVRLTPDGRRRALALSRSVAVAQRLAAAGADLAQVLAAARAELDDVEVDYATVVDPETYLELRPDVTGDRRAGTDAVGPGGRAAEPRYVVAALVDGVRLIDNGPVALGSGSVSSPGD